The Pithys albifrons albifrons isolate INPA30051 chromosome 6, PitAlb_v1, whole genome shotgun sequence region TGATAGGGAATGATTTGGGGCTTTCTATTGTGCCCCTCTCTGGCCATTCCCCTTTAGAGGCAACTCAGCCCCTTTTCCTTCACCCTGGGGACAAAAAGTGCTGCTGGAGCTATTTCTGGTGGAGAGGGATGGAGTCTGTGAGAGAGATGGGCACAGGAGCCAGCACAGAGGGGGAACAGACTGTGTGGGGATGGAGAGAGGCTTTGGAGTTGGGGATCAACAGGGATGAAGCAATGTGGGAGATGGATTAGTCTGGGAGTTCAGGACTGAGAAAAGGTCTCGAAGGACACGAGTCTCCCTCCTGCTTGGGAGGCTGTACCAACCTTCACTGCTGTGGTTTTCTCAGTGGATCTCAGTGTCCAAGTTGCTCTCCatgcccatccccatccccacacaGATCCAGAGAAGGGCTGAGCCCCTTCCTGAGCCCCTTGCCCAGGTGGGagaggatggggcagccctgaGGGGCTTTGGGCCGTGCTGGCTGAAGTGTGGACACACTGGGTCACTCTGAGCGGTGCCGGAGAATTGCTGGACTGGGATCCATTTCCTTAGTCATCCTTTCTGGAGCAGAGGGTCACCCAGGGTTTTCCCTGCCTCCCACGTTCCTGCTCCCAGACATCCATCTTTTACTGTCACAGGGACCAGTGTGACAGTGGCAGCTCATTGCTTTGGGTGTTTAATGCCTGTTGTACCAGTGAGCTCTGGCCTCTGTGAGCATCCATCACTGTGTCCATACGGATAACCAGGACAATACAGCAGCTCTCCCTCcccaaatccctctccagcccctggaTTCAGCCTGTGTCCCCCTCAAAATCCAGCTCCTCAGGGTTCAGCAGTTCCGGTCTAGGAGGGCTGAGCGAGCAGCAGCTTGGAGGTCCAAAAAGCAGGATTCAGATCCCTCAtttctccttgtctttctttttgCCCTTCCTCTGGTTCGTCAGCTCACTGAGCTTCTTGTCCAGGCGCCGCTGGAGGTGGGCTCGCTTGGCTGGGTCCAGGGATTTGTCCTTGGAACCACTCCCAGGATACAGGACCCCTTCCCTGCTGATCCGCTGCCGCGCGTGGGCCTTGGCCTTGTCCCCACAGCCGTGGACCTGGAGGGGCACAAATGGACATGGGGCCAGCtgggaggcagggcaggcatCACATTCCGGGGAACCAGGGCTTTCATTCCCAGAGCCTGGAATTGCTCTGCCACCTGCTTCACACCCCCTAAAACCATCTCCTATAATTAGTAGccataatttaaattttaattattgttaATTATTATTCATGATTACAATATTGttatatattacatataatactatatattttttcttatttatacttttatgtCTTTTTATACATTTGTTCATATAATAATTACATAATTATTTAATGATCTTAATCAGTTGTTATTTgcaaattattaataaattagtatttattattatatattttattaaaccATCATTTATGCATTAGAACAAAATATAAAGgtgatttttctcctcctgggCTCCACAGCAGGTAAGTCATCATTTGAGATGGTTCAAGTGGCTCCTTCTGCTTctattattatatattaattttattattatttattattcattataattatttattcttAATAATAAATTTATGCTTAATATTGTTATTTACTATTATGCATTATTAGATAATTAATTAAACAATCATTTATAGCTCTTCTCACAGAGAACAAAATATAAAGgtgatttttctcctcctggacTCTGCCCAGCAGGTAAATCATCCTTTGGGATGTCTCATGTGGCTCCCTCCCCTTCCTGTCCAGTGAGCTGGGGAAGGTGATTTGGGGCATAAGAGCCCTTTTTAGCCATGGATCTGCTGCTCTAATTTAATTTGATCTGTCTCCTGCACTGGAATTAAAAAACCATCATAAAGCTCATTCTGTGCAGgcaaagctctcccagcccaggctgtgctccaGACCCGGCCATGTCCAAGGGGTGTGGAGCCAAATccaacactaaccctaacccataATCATCTCCCTGAGGTGAGATCCTAAAATCCGACCCCTTCTCTTGGTCCATCCCAAAGCCGTTTATGTTTCCATGAACTGAGGTCCCAGAGAGCCATGACAAACCTTCCTGTCCCCATCGGTGGGACTGGAGCAAGTTGTCCATggctgggaacagcagcaggcacaggtgTCCTCGCCAGAACAGGATCTCGGAGCCACCACAGCTGAGAGACCTGCCCAGATCCTGTTAAAGGGGGCTGGAGCTTCCATAGGGAGGGGATCAGCAGCTGGGGGTACTAAGGGGGACCTTGAGCTCTTTCCACCAGGGACCCTCCCCAGGCAAAAGCTCCATCCTTCTGAGATGGCACCAGGTATGGCAGGAGCTCAGGGGCTATTCCACATCAAAGCCAAATACTTGGGAAACAGGATGGACtttaaaagcaaggaaaactGTCCAACAGGGATTTGAATCCCTAAAATTGTTCCTGGTTGGAGCCTCGTTTACAATTCAGCAGGGAGAGGTGATTCTGCAGGAAATGAATTTACATCCCACTGGATGGTGAGTGACCATAAATACAGCTATTCTTTGCCATGGAAACAGATAGCTCCTGACAGGGGGAGAAGCTGGGCCAAGGATTTATGGGgctgctgagctccaggagGCTCCACAGGGcatggagctgtgcctgggagcTGCAAGACGAGGGACAGAGGCACAGGAAATTCTGCACTGCTGACCAGGCAGCATGGAGGGAATCTGGAAAGAGTTGGAAATCGCCCCCAGAATGCAGAGGGAATCTGCAAAGGGCTAGAAATCATCCCCGGGGTGCAGAAGGGATCTGCAAAGAAATGGGAATTGAGTCCAGGCTCCCTCAAGTCACAGCCTtaagtctccttttctcctcccagcctcACTTTATCCAAGTGGTCTGGACTGTAAATGCCAGAAAATGGTAAAGAAGAGCAAAGTGAGGGGAAAAGCTCCTAGGAAGAggtgagcagagcccagctgtgGCACCTGCCAGCCCCCTGTacctgcagctcagcacaggctgtgacagggccagagctctgctgaaACTTCCTGCAAGGAAAGCCTGCCCAGGTAGTTCCACAGAGACAATTCCCAGGTTAAACCCATCCTGCTGTAcctcagggacatggtggctGAGGCAGTAGCACCGGTGGCagtgggggcacagctggcccAGGGTGGTGACAGTGGCTTTGCAGCGGGGGAAGGTGCAGGTCCTGTCAGCCTCCATCGCAGCAGAGATCAGAGCGTCGAAATCTTCTCCTGCTTCGCTCCCGATCGCTGGTTTTCCTTGGAAAGGTGAGCAGACACCTGGATTGGGGGCTGGGAACAAACCCACCCACCTGCAGCCATGACCTGGGCTGCCTGTTTCCTTCAGTGTGGGCCCCCTTAGCTCCTGTCTATGTTTGGAGTCTCCCATGTAACTCCTGAGCCTCTTTCCAGGGAAAGGGTCCccaaggtgtttttttttgatTCAAGGAATGTGCCTCCATGTATCCAAACCCCTCTCCCCAGATGCTGTAGCCAACTGATGCACTTTTCTGCCAGTTCCCAACACCCCTAACAAGCACCAGGGAGCTTTCCAAGAGCCACATGCTCCATGCACACAGACAAATCCCAAGGTCTGGAGCAACCTACAGGGATTAAGATGCATTGAAGGAAGAGCATTAATTGTGCTAGTTATGAAAAGCTTGACCTACCTTTGGCttcatttttgtcctttttcctcctgctggtgCCAGGCTCCTGCACCTTCCTCGCTGCCTCTTCCCGCCTGGCTTTCtccctctggactctctccaggtGCAGGGATTTCAAGTCCActttccctgtgccctcactgCTCCCCTCTGGCTCCGAAGGGACAGGGGTGTTCCCGCTGGGATGCTGAGGCTGCGGAAGGGGCagtgggggctcagggggcaatgggggctcagggggcagcaggggctcCACAGGGTCTCTCTTACGGACACTGATGTACCTGTCCCGGCCCTCCCCAGAGCTCAGGTGCTGCAGCCCATATTCCTCTGCCAGGAGGTGAACCAGCATCCGGTCATGGGAATTCAGGGATGAAGGGAAATCCAGCTGCACCTCGCTGCTTGCCAGGAAGGCCACCAGCATGGCCCTGAACTTGTCCCCACCATCCTTTGTCCCTGAGtcctctctcccagctctggTGGTATTCCGGGAGGAACGTGCTCCCTGTTTCTGGTtcgctgctccagctgctgctgctgccttgagCTTCCCGCTTGCAGCCGGCTGTGGTTTGGGGCTGGACACTGCAGGCTGTTTTGGGCCCTGCTGCCGCTCGCCCCGGCCCTTCCCGGAGTAGTTCTGGGGCACGAGGTCATCCAGGTACTCGAAGGCAGAGCGGACATGGCCGTGCTGGGAGAAGTGGTCCAGGAGCCGGCGCAGGAAGGGCTGGCTGCCCACGGTGTGGCTGTCACACACCACGGCCACGTGGCGCCGTGCACGCGTCACCGCCACGTTGATCCGCCGCTCCTCGGCCAGGAAACCCACCTcacctgggaaagggaaaggagggggcATGGGAGGGAGGGATCCAGGTGTGGGTGCGGTCCCAATGACCCAAGGGTTCCTTGGTGGAAGGATGGGAGTTGGTGTTTACAGGGTCCTCGCTCACGCCATCACCTTCCTCTTTCTACCTGTGTTTCACCacctgcagctggagccaggGCTCCACACTGAGCTCCTGCAACCAGGAAGAGGATGGAAGGCACGTGGAGAGGAGAAATACTTCCCTGGCTGGCCCATAACACAAgatcaggttggatctcagagCAAATGCACTATGGAGCAGCGTGGAAAAGGCTCACCTTGCAACAGAGGAGGAACTGCAGGTAAAGAACTTCCCCCTGTCCTTGAGACCTCCCACCCTCTTGGACCATCTAAAGGAACAGCCACTTAGGAACTCGAGGGGGTTTTCCTCTGctcacagagcagcagtgctgggatgacTCAGGGAGGATCAGCCAGCAAGAAGGGGAGCGTGGGCGGCTGTCGAGCTTGCAGCTCCAGGGAATAGAGAGGAGGCCAGTCGGGAAGAGATTAATGCCTCCACCggagctgtgcccagcctggcactgctcctgccGTGCCTGTGCAGCCTCATCTGTGCTGCCTTTGAGGGATGGGGTGAGGGTGAgcccctctctgtgctctgAAGCTCAGAGAACCATTCCCGGTTCCTCTGATGTGGTTTAGCCTGGCTACAGGGACAAGTCCAACTCCTTTGATCTGGGAATCAGAGAATCCTgaaagggtttgggttgggagggaccttaaagctcattcagtcccaccccctgccacggtcagggacactttccaccagcccaggttgctccaagccccatccaacctgggcttggacacttccagggatggggcagccacagcttctctgggcagcctttgccagggtctgcccaccctcacaggggagaatttcCTCTTAGAAAAAGGTTTCCTGAGGGATCAGGAATGCCTGTGGAGGAACAGGTCAAGATCCCTGGCCTGCTCTGGATGGAGAAATGCAGCTGCAAGAGGTTATAGATTTCTCCCAAAGGACTCAGAGAGCACCAACATCATCTCCTGTGCCCCATGCAAGGAAAGTCTCTCTGTACACCCAGGAATGCAATTCCTTCCCCTGTtctgagctctggctgctccctgtgcagggaAAAGGGCTGAGGACACCCACCTTCCTGGGACATCAGCTCCCATCAGCACAGGGGGTGAGTCACTCCTGGATAAGGACTATTCTTAGTGCTCTCCCCACCTCCATTCTCCCCACAAcactccttttcttcctctagGCTTGGGAAAAAAGTACCTCCTCCTTCCAGGCAtactttcccctttctttttcccattccAGCCATCAGcactcagcagcacagctcgggcagcagggctgtgtctccTGTGGGTTTGGAAAGGGCAGTGATCCTTGCATGGGACTGAGGGATCCTGGAACACTCTACAAAACCCCTCAGCTCCCCCACAGGAACCTCgtgcccccagggcagcagcttttttcttgctattaattTTCTCTGAAGCTGCTGATGGGATAGAACTTGATTTTCCGCTCTAGATTTTGCTCCCAAGAGCTGCATTTTCCGTGCATGACTTGGGATGCCAGctcctgtttgctttctgcaggGAACTGACCCAAAACTGGCTCCAAACCCAAGAAATTACACCCCAACTCTGGTAAATGTGGGGCTAATGGGATGTGATATTATTAGTATTAGTCTTATTATTACCAAAATAGTCTCCAAACCCAAGAAATAACCCCTCAACTCCAGTAAATGTGGGGCTAATGGGATGTGACactattgttgttgttgttgttattattatcatcatcattatcatcatcgtcattatcattattattattattttcatcatGATTCAATCATTTCTGAGGCCTCAAGAGCCAGGAAATCCTCAAACTGGGCAGTCCTTGTCCCCCTGTACCTGCTGTGCCATGGGAGCCTCCTCTGCAGCCCTGACACCAAATATATGCatgaattaaacaaaaaagacagaaaaggttTGCCAGTAAATCAGAGCCAAGTTCTAGAGCAGTGCAATTAAACCACAGTGCTTGGGGTACACGACTTCCTTCCCATTCCCCGTGGAATCACATTCCAGCAGTGAGCTCTTACCTTTCTTGTTGGATCTGACAAAGGACAGGATCACTGcctccttctctcttccttgGAAACCATCAACTGATTTAATTTCTAGCCCGGGGTGGCTGTGGCAAAGGTGCTCTCGTAGCATGTCCACCTGGAAAACAGGCCATAGGTAGCTTTTGAAGGAAAGATACAGGTGAAAAGGGTTAAAATGGCACAATTTTGGGGAAATTCCGTCCTCCCAAACCCACAAGGATGGGCACTCCCATCTCCTGGAGGCCAGGTGCTGATCCTGAGGCTCAGAGTGCAACATCTGACCACCATCTCCCCCCTCCATGGCCTCAAGCTGCTCAAATGTGGAGGAGTTGGCCTCAAATACTGATTAAATTGGGATCTGCTGATCTCTGGGATGTTGTGTTGCTGCCAGTGTAGGGAGAAGGGGAATGGCAGGAGAGGGACAGCTCACCTGGAGGTTGTAGGGGGCCACCACAGCGATGTCCTTGGCCTTCACACCGGCATCCACCAAGGCCTGGACATGCAGCCCGGCCAGCTGGACCTCCCCTGGGGCAGAAACAGAGTGTGAAGGGGACCAGAGGCCAGAGAAATGTACCCAGATCTcataaaacagcaggaaaggCTCAGGGACACTCTGCTCCAGGCCAGACCTCCCCCAGAACAGCCGGAAAGGCTGCCACAAACTGGTTATGCAGGATGGTGCCTGATTCAGAGGGACCCAAAGGGACAAGTTAAATCAAATGTGAATTATTTCCCTGGTTCATTGGCTGGACTTCTGCTttgcagcaaagcacagcaataAACATCAAGACTGCAGTGAGCTGTGCCAAGAGGCTGCCTCCCAAATTTGGGGAGCTGTGCTTTGAATCCTCTGCTCCAAATCCCTGAGTTCTCTCAGACGAGGCTTTTTGGCTTTCTGTGAGGGAACAAGAGCCTGTTGCTATTCAGCAGGGCCCTGGGAATGGTCCCTGGAAAAATGAGGCACTTAAATGCTGGTGTGGCTCAAATGGAAGAAGGTAGAAGATATTTAAACTGCTAAAAAGTGTCATTGTATTTTCAAGCCTGACCTTACTCTCAAGCTCTGTAATGAGACCTATTTTTTAAGGTGAAAAACAGCAGGAACTTGATGTCTCAGGAAAATCCGTGAAGAGCCAGACAGGATTTTTTGGAAGGAGCAGACAAGTGGGAGGGAATTCTGAGCCCTGCCCACCTAGCTTTCCCAACACAGGTttgtgctctgcctgctgctgtttGCCCTTCTGTGGTGTAAATCACATGCCACAGGCAttctctgtcctgccctgtcatGTCTCAGCATCAAGAAATGTCACTGCAAGGGGACACAGCAGCTGGTGTGGTCACCCACAAGCTGGACACTGTCACTTAGAGCCCTGTGGCCACCATGCCAGCTCAGAGTCCCTGAGCTTGAGGATTTATGGAGGGGATGATCCCTCAGCTGAGCAAGGCTCCCTGGGACCCCACCTTCCCCAGGGACACATCTCTGGGATgtggctcagctggagcagtggATGAGCCTGTGGAGGGCTGAGCATCTCAGACCATCCATTCTGGGCAACAGCATTTTCCAAGCAACGGTACCTGGATTCCCTTTGGACTGTTCATCCTCCTCTTCCAGCTCAAACAGGCCACAGCCAGCAGTGTCTATGAGCAGCAAGGGAATGGTGGTCTCTTCCGTAGAGGAGACGCCTGGCAGGTCCCTGCACAAGGTATTTGGGCCAGTTAACAGTGCTGATGTTTTGGCAATATCCAGAGAAATTGTGGCTGGCTAAGCCCTGAAGtattccaggccaggttggatggggcttggagcaacctgg contains the following coding sequences:
- the IGHMBP2 gene encoding DNA-binding protein SMUBP-2, which produces MAAEAAERHLELLREEREAELAQSRAWQESVSLKELQRRGVCLLKLQVTSQRTGLYGRLLVTFQPRKWDSDTELPSNSFGPGDIVGLYDSAGQGDPLATGVVTRVTSKAVTVALEEPRDGELSLDHERSFRLLKLANDVTYNRLKRALTALKQYRGGPASDLIDVLFFASAPRASSETKPLKFFNTSLDESQREAVSFSLAQRELAIIHGPPGTGKTTTLVEIILQAVQQGLKVLCCAPSNVAVDNLVERLASSKARILRLGHPARLLEPIQQHSLDAVLARGDNAQIVADIRKDIDHAWAKTKKAQDKGERSHFLSEVKTLRKELKEREEAAMASALTHASVVLATNTGASSDGPLKLLPENHFDLVVIDECAQALEASCWIPLLKAPKCILAGDHKQLPPTIISHRAAAEGLSLSLMERLVQHYGERAVRMLTVQYRMHRDIMEWASTELYSGRLSAHPSVAQHLLRDLPGVSSTEETTIPLLLIDTAGCGLFELEEEDEQSKGNPGEVQLAGLHVQALVDAGVKAKDIAVVAPYNLQVDMLREHLCHSHPGLEIKSVDGFQGREKEAVILSFVRSNKKGEVGFLAEERRINVAVTRARRHVAVVCDSHTVGSQPFLRRLLDHFSQHGHVRSAFEYLDDLVPQNYSGKGRGERQQGPKQPAVSSPKPQPAASGKLKAAAAAGAANQKQGARSSRNTTRAGREDSGTKDGGDKFRAMLVAFLASSEVQLDFPSSLNSHDRMLVHLLAEEYGLQHLSSGEGRDRYISVRKRDPVEPLLPPEPPLPPEPPLPLPQPQHPSGNTPVPSEPEGSSEGTGKVDLKSLHLERVQREKARREEAARKVQEPGTSRRKKDKNEAKGKPAIGSEAGEDFDALISAAMEADRTCTFPRCKATVTTLGQLCPHCHRCYCLSHHVPEVHGCGDKAKAHARQRISREGVLYPGSGSKDKSLDPAKRAHLQRRLDKKLSELTNQRKGKKKDKEK